One stretch of Candidatus Limnocylindria bacterium DNA includes these proteins:
- a CDS encoding glycosyltransferase 87 family protein, which translates to MIKAAERFARAALQAWRELSLDAKVVSAVGTANWLLLFGNHTTVAATTDVPLWQLFPFGADMLFLIACGVLPIAYAMRDHRWGAAFTSRQRAIHLASIVAVFVIVPTLVSIVLRETGKPYTYIHDGALMIEWAARKLLLGQNPYVADYLDTPLYYWPMVNNPALYHLTYFPFLFLITTPFVWLFDKVGLFWDQRYLYLPAFVATLAVVPLLARRVDNRLALVALIALNPQLFPFVVEGRNDFFVLLFLFAGLVLLQRERRTLGPLAIAIAAAAKLHAVFIMPFVAVWLLATRRPRTLREARDALWGPLWPATLFLAITFLPFLINDFAAFYDDVVRYNAGGAAWTYPISGMGFSAILLALGVIEFRQADFPFAAIEIAVATPIAVWWMWKLWKRPTLATLLTGYALTLLAFLFFGRYFQGNYLGYILAVATPAIFLTAEARVPAKRRIRMRQTLERASAERDPAAAAAAGPLPVATPAAEGPASTGDLPLEPVPAPAGRSVD; encoded by the coding sequence GTGATCAAGGCGGCAGAACGTTTCGCCCGCGCTGCTCTCCAGGCATGGCGCGAGCTGTCGCTCGACGCGAAGGTCGTGAGCGCGGTCGGGACGGCAAACTGGTTGCTGCTGTTCGGGAACCACACGACCGTCGCGGCGACGACCGACGTGCCGCTCTGGCAGCTCTTCCCGTTCGGCGCCGACATGCTTTTCCTGATCGCGTGCGGCGTCCTGCCGATCGCGTATGCGATGCGCGATCACCGCTGGGGCGCCGCGTTCACGTCTCGTCAGCGAGCGATCCATCTCGCGTCGATCGTCGCTGTCTTCGTCATCGTGCCGACCCTCGTCTCGATCGTGTTGCGCGAGACGGGGAAGCCGTACACCTACATCCATGACGGCGCGCTGATGATCGAGTGGGCTGCGCGGAAGCTCCTCCTCGGACAGAACCCATACGTCGCCGACTACCTCGACACGCCGCTCTACTACTGGCCGATGGTGAACAACCCCGCGCTGTATCACCTCACGTATTTCCCGTTCCTGTTCCTCATCACGACGCCGTTCGTGTGGCTGTTCGACAAGGTCGGGCTCTTTTGGGATCAGCGCTACCTGTACCTGCCGGCGTTTGTCGCGACCCTTGCGGTCGTGCCGCTCCTCGCGCGTCGCGTGGACAACCGCCTCGCCCTTGTCGCGCTCATCGCGCTCAACCCGCAGCTCTTCCCGTTCGTCGTCGAGGGTCGGAACGACTTCTTTGTGCTGCTGTTCCTCTTCGCGGGACTCGTGCTCCTGCAACGCGAACGCCGGACGCTGGGACCGCTCGCGATCGCGATCGCAGCGGCGGCCAAGCTGCACGCTGTCTTCATCATGCCGTTCGTCGCGGTGTGGCTCCTCGCCACTCGCCGGCCGCGCACGCTCCGCGAGGCACGGGATGCGCTCTGGGGGCCGCTGTGGCCGGCGACGCTCTTCCTGGCCATCACGTTCCTGCCGTTCCTCATCAATGACTTCGCTGCTTTCTATGACGACGTCGTGCGCTACAACGCCGGCGGCGCGGCCTGGACCTATCCGATCTCGGGCATGGGCTTCTCGGCGATCCTCCTCGCTCTCGGTGTGATCGAGTTCCGGCAGGCGGACTTCCCATTCGCCGCGATCGAGATCGCGGTCGCGACGCCGATCGCGGTCTGGTGGATGTGGAAGCTCTGGAAGCGTCCGACGCTCGCGACGCTGCTCACGGGTTATGCGCTGACGCTGCTCGCATTCCTCTTCTTCGGTCGCTATTTCCAAGGGAACTACCTCGGCTACATCCTCGCCGTGGCCACGCCGGCGATATTCCTCACGGCGGAGGCGAGGGTGCCGGCGAAGAGACGGATACGCATGCGACAAACCCTCGAGCGCGCCAGCGCGGAGCGGGACCCGGCCGCCGCGGCAGCGGCGGGGCCGCTGCCGGTCGCGACCCCGGCAGCGGAGGGACCCGCGAGCACGGGCGACCTTCCCCTAGAGCCGGTGCCAGCGCCGGCAGGGAGGTCGGTCGACTAG
- a CDS encoding bifunctional riboflavin kinase/FAD synthetase: MSVLSDFDGWPRGPLSIAIGVFDGVHLGHQALIRQTAARAAQQGGRALAATFDPLPIQALAPGAPPSALSDVDERARLLHAAGADDVVVFHFTKQFAALTADEFIHRLADAGAVRQIFIGEDFQFGHERGGNVRTLASAGPRYGFEVVVAPPVKLDGEIVSSTRIRNALLAGDVDGAARLLGRSYAVTGTVVHGDKRGRALGYPTMNLAVTRERLLPRDGIYAMWATVNEQRVPAAASLGVRPTFGGGDRVLEAFLLDWKGDAYGDTIEAAFVKRLRDELRFASAAELSQQIARDVEATREALRGRS, from the coding sequence GTGAGCGTGCTGAGCGACTTCGACGGATGGCCGCGCGGCCCACTCTCCATCGCGATCGGCGTCTTCGACGGCGTCCACCTCGGTCATCAGGCGCTCATCCGACAGACCGCGGCGCGCGCAGCGCAGCAGGGCGGCAGAGCGCTCGCCGCGACGTTCGACCCGCTCCCTATACAGGCGCTCGCTCCCGGAGCGCCGCCGTCCGCGCTCTCTGACGTCGACGAAAGAGCGCGTCTCCTCCACGCCGCCGGAGCAGACGATGTCGTGGTCTTCCATTTCACGAAGCAGTTCGCCGCGCTCACTGCCGACGAGTTCATCCATCGACTCGCCGATGCGGGCGCGGTGCGCCAGATCTTCATCGGCGAGGACTTCCAGTTCGGGCACGAACGCGGTGGGAACGTCAGGACCCTCGCCTCGGCCGGACCGAGGTACGGCTTCGAGGTGGTCGTCGCGCCGCCGGTGAAGCTTGACGGCGAGATCGTGAGCTCGACGCGGATACGAAACGCTCTGCTCGCCGGAGACGTCGACGGCGCCGCCCGGCTTCTCGGGCGCTCGTATGCGGTGACGGGCACGGTCGTGCACGGCGACAAGCGCGGCCGCGCGCTCGGCTACCCAACGATGAACCTCGCGGTGACGCGCGAACGCCTGCTGCCGCGGGATGGCATCTATGCGATGTGGGCGACGGTGAACGAGCAACGCGTGCCAGCGGCAGCGAGCCTTGGGGTCAGGCCGACGTTCGGCGGCGGGGATCGGGTGCTCGAGGCATTCCTGCTCGACTGGAAGGGCGACGCCTACGGCGACACGATCGAGGCCGCCTTCGTGAAGCGCCTACGCGATGAGCTGCGCTTCGCGAGCGCCGCGGAGCTCAGCCAGCAGATCGCGCGCGATGTCGAGGCGACCCGCGAGGCACTGCGCGGACGTTCGTGA
- the rpsO gene encoding 30S ribosomal protein S15, with the protein MPPATTTSKRELIETYRRDEKDTGSPEVQIAVLTQRIKHLTEHLRAARHDNSSRRGLLQMVGQRRRLLAYLHQRSPERYQEIIGRLGLRR; encoded by the coding sequence GTGCCGCCCGCTACGACGACATCCAAGCGTGAGCTCATCGAGACCTACCGACGCGACGAGAAAGACACCGGTTCGCCGGAGGTCCAGATCGCGGTCCTCACGCAGCGCATCAAGCATCTGACCGAACACCTACGCGCGGCCCGCCACGACAATTCCAGTCGTCGCGGCCTGCTCCAGATGGTCGGACAGCGGCGGCGGCTCCTCGCTTACCTGCACCAGAGATCACCCGAGCGTTACCAAGAGATCATCGGGCGACTCGGACTGCGGCGATAG
- a CDS encoding polyribonucleotide nucleotidyltransferase, with protein MPVTQAQATINGKPLVFETGKFAKQAGGAVTVRYGDTIVFAAATVAKTTRPGIDFFPLTVDFEERLYAAGKIPGSFPRREGRPSEEGILTARLTDRPIRPLFPKGFKNDVQIVASAWSADQENDYDVLVVNAASAALTISDAPFEGPIGCVRVGTVGGKLTLNPTIQQMEESDLDLLVAGTRDSIMMIEAGARQVTEDFLVDALALAQEGIKELCEAQEELGRAVGKPKLQIAPSPDNTAKLAPVVAFLKERIHAKLRNPDKAQRETGLDLLKAEAVAQFVSEGSLVLAEEVAATYETILEEEFRRAVTEENMRPDGRDRTTIRPLSIEVGVLPRTHGSGLFTRGQTQVLSVTTLGPTGDEQIIDTLSPVDTKRYMHHYNFPPYSVGEVRMMRGAGRREIGHGALAERALLPVLPTKDEFPYTIRVVSETLESNGSSSMASTCGSTLSLMDAGVPIKEMIAGIAMGLVTSGKRYTILTDIQGLEDHYGDMDFKVCGSAKGITALQMDIKIKGISLEIMREAFAQAREARLFILKAMQDVLPAPRAELSFWAPRIETIKIHPDKIREVIGPGGKMIRAIQSETGTNIELEDDGTVRITGAKAEGREKAKQMIQGLTREPEVGEVFDGKVTRIMSIGAFVEYLPGKEGLVRISEISNDRVNRIEDVVKVGDKVQVKVAEVDRQGRVNLSMRAVNEDGNGFEERQRAERARFNDREGGDRGGFRPGGPGGGGGGFRRSGPPRR; from the coding sequence ATGCCAGTCACGCAAGCCCAGGCAACCATCAACGGCAAACCGCTCGTCTTCGAAACAGGCAAATTTGCAAAGCAGGCGGGCGGAGCCGTCACGGTGCGCTACGGCGACACGATCGTGTTCGCCGCGGCCACGGTCGCGAAGACCACGCGGCCGGGGATCGACTTCTTCCCGCTCACGGTGGACTTCGAGGAGCGCCTGTACGCTGCGGGGAAGATCCCCGGATCGTTCCCGCGCCGCGAGGGTCGTCCGTCGGAGGAGGGCATCCTCACCGCCCGTCTCACGGATCGGCCCATCCGCCCGCTCTTCCCAAAGGGATTCAAGAACGACGTGCAGATCGTCGCGTCGGCGTGGTCCGCTGACCAGGAGAACGACTACGACGTCCTGGTCGTCAACGCCGCGTCCGCCGCGCTCACGATCTCGGACGCGCCCTTCGAAGGGCCGATCGGATGCGTTCGCGTCGGCACGGTCGGTGGCAAGCTCACGCTCAACCCGACCATCCAGCAGATGGAAGAGAGCGATCTCGACCTCCTCGTGGCCGGGACGCGCGACTCGATCATGATGATCGAGGCCGGCGCGCGTCAGGTGACCGAGGACTTCCTCGTCGACGCTCTCGCGCTCGCCCAGGAAGGCATCAAGGAGCTGTGCGAGGCGCAGGAGGAGCTCGGGCGCGCCGTCGGCAAGCCGAAGCTCCAGATCGCCCCGTCTCCCGACAACACGGCCAAGCTCGCGCCTGTCGTCGCGTTCCTCAAGGAGCGCATTCACGCCAAGCTCCGCAATCCGGACAAGGCACAGCGCGAGACGGGGCTCGATCTCCTCAAGGCGGAAGCGGTCGCGCAGTTCGTCAGCGAGGGCAGCCTTGTTCTCGCCGAGGAAGTTGCGGCGACCTACGAGACGATCCTCGAGGAAGAATTTCGCCGCGCGGTCACCGAAGAGAACATGCGGCCAGATGGCCGCGACCGGACGACGATCCGTCCGCTCTCGATCGAGGTCGGCGTCCTGCCACGCACGCATGGCTCGGGCCTGTTCACGCGCGGGCAGACGCAGGTCCTCTCGGTCACGACCCTTGGACCGACGGGCGATGAGCAGATCATCGACACGCTGTCGCCGGTGGACACCAAGCGCTACATGCATCACTACAACTTCCCGCCGTACTCGGTCGGTGAGGTGCGGATGATGCGTGGCGCCGGCCGTCGCGAGATCGGCCACGGCGCGCTCGCCGAGCGTGCTCTGCTCCCGGTCCTCCCGACGAAGGACGAATTCCCGTACACGATCCGCGTCGTCAGCGAGACGCTCGAGTCGAACGGCTCGTCGTCGATGGCGTCGACCTGCGGGTCCACGCTGTCGCTCATGGACGCCGGGGTTCCGATCAAGGAGATGATCGCGGGCATCGCGATGGGTCTGGTGACCTCGGGCAAGAGGTACACGATCCTCACCGACATCCAGGGGCTCGAGGACCACTACGGAGACATGGACTTCAAGGTCTGCGGCTCCGCCAAGGGCATCACCGCACTGCAGATGGACATCAAGATCAAGGGCATTTCGCTCGAGATCATGCGCGAGGCCTTCGCGCAGGCCCGCGAGGCTCGCCTGTTCATCCTGAAGGCGATGCAGGACGTCCTGCCGGCGCCACGTGCGGAGCTGTCGTTCTGGGCGCCGCGCATCGAGACGATCAAGATCCACCCGGACAAGATCCGCGAGGTCATCGGCCCCGGCGGCAAGATGATCCGCGCGATCCAGAGCGAGACCGGGACCAACATCGAGCTCGAGGACGACGGCACGGTGCGCATCACCGGCGCCAAGGCCGAGGGCCGCGAGAAGGCCAAGCAGATGATCCAGGGCCTCACGAGGGAGCCCGAGGTCGGCGAGGTCTTCGATGGCAAGGTCACGCGCATCATGTCGATCGGAGCGTTCGTCGAGTACCTGCCAGGCAAGGAAGGTCTCGTGCGCATCTCCGAGATCTCGAACGATCGAGTCAACCGCATCGAGGACGTCGTGAAGGTCGGCGACAAGGTCCAGGTGAAGGTCGCCGAAGTCGACCGCCAGGGGCGCGTCAACCTCTCGATGCGCGCCGTGAACGAGGACGGCAACGGATTCGAGGAGCGGCAGCGTGCGGAACGCGCACGGTTCAACGACCGCGAGGGCGGCGACCGTGGTGGGTTCCGCCCCGGCGGACCCGGTGGTGGTGGGGGAGGCTTCCGGCGGAGCGGTCCGCCTCGCAGGTAG
- a CDS encoding glycosyltransferase has translation MVLPAYNEARRIAASLAACAEYFSDRGMAAEIIVADDGSTDRTGEAFADAMAALPQSGLTYRYLPLPHRGKGSAVRAGVQSATGDPIVFLDSDLTIPVEIIDRFLRVIDDGADIAIASRYVPGSVVRRPWWRRLMGSGFRACVHALVPTDVQDTQCGGKAYTAEAAKDLFHRQRLHGFAFDAEVLFLARRARYRVREIPFALVQDHETSINFAAQAPRMIRDLIRIRVNDVLGRYG, from the coding sequence CTGGTTCTCCCGGCCTATAACGAGGCTCGCCGTATCGCGGCGAGCCTCGCCGCATGCGCGGAATACTTCAGCGACCGTGGGATGGCCGCGGAGATCATCGTGGCGGACGACGGTTCGACCGATCGCACCGGCGAGGCGTTCGCCGACGCGATGGCCGCTCTTCCGCAGTCCGGTCTCACCTATCGCTACCTCCCGCTGCCGCACCGCGGAAAGGGCTCCGCGGTGCGCGCCGGTGTGCAGAGCGCAACTGGCGACCCGATCGTCTTCCTCGATTCCGATCTCACGATCCCCGTGGAGATCATCGACAGGTTCCTGCGCGTGATCGACGATGGCGCCGACATCGCCATCGCGTCCCGTTACGTTCCTGGCTCTGTCGTGCGGCGGCCGTGGTGGCGACGCCTCATGGGCAGCGGTTTCCGGGCGTGCGTGCACGCGCTCGTGCCCACCGATGTGCAGGACACGCAGTGCGGCGGAAAGGCATACACGGCGGAGGCGGCGAAGGACCTGTTCCACCGACAGCGACTTCACGGCTTCGCGTTCGACGCGGAGGTCCTCTTTCTCGCGCGCCGCGCGCGCTACCGCGTCCGCGAGATCCCCTTCGCGCTGGTGCAGGACCACGAGACGAGCATCAATTTCGCCGCGCAGGCGCCGCGGATGATTCGGGACCTCATACGCATCCGCGTGAACGACGTCCTGGGCCGGTACGGTTGA
- a CDS encoding ChbG/HpnK family deacetylase translates to MTADDLGLSAGVTRGILEAHRRGVVRSTSLLVTFEAAEESAALALAEPDLEVGLHIDLVGGRPASDPAAVPSLCDEDGRFYPLPEFTRRLFTGRVRAKELAAELRAQAARARAWGVPALAWDSHRHVHLMPPVALVVGHVARELGVRWVRRARAPRLRPQVKAASLHAASLISELALRGLGGPSWYVDLTSQHPRLDAAGVALLAAYGGLGELSAHPGYVDDDLRTRDVLVEERADDLALLTDPLLRTALASGVIWRVH, encoded by the coding sequence GTGACCGCTGACGACCTCGGCCTCAGCGCGGGGGTGACGCGCGGCATCCTCGAGGCCCACCGGCGTGGTGTGGTGCGCTCGACGTCGCTCCTGGTGACGTTCGAAGCGGCAGAGGAGTCCGCGGCCCTGGCCCTGGCGGAGCCGGATCTGGAGGTCGGCCTGCACATCGATCTCGTCGGCGGCCGGCCGGCGAGCGATCCTGCGGCCGTGCCATCGCTGTGTGATGAGGACGGCCGCTTCTATCCGCTGCCGGAGTTCACCCGCCGTCTCTTCACCGGGCGGGTCCGTGCGAAGGAGCTGGCCGCGGAGCTTCGGGCGCAGGCGGCTCGAGCCCGGGCCTGGGGCGTCCCGGCGCTGGCGTGGGACTCGCATCGGCACGTCCACCTGATGCCGCCAGTCGCGCTCGTCGTCGGACACGTCGCCCGCGAGCTCGGCGTGCGCTGGGTACGCCGTGCGCGAGCGCCGCGCCTCCGCCCACAGGTCAAGGCCGCGTCATTGCACGCGGCCTCGCTCATCTCGGAGCTCGCGCTTCGCGGCCTGGGTGGACCATCCTGGTACGTCGATCTCACGTCGCAGCACCCGCGCCTCGACGCCGCCGGCGTTGCGCTCCTCGCCGCCTACGGCGGGCTGGGAGAGCTATCGGCGCATCCCGGGTACGTCGACGACGACCTCCGGACGCGCGATGTGCTCGTCGAGGAGCGCGCGGATGATCTCGCCCTGCTCACCGATCCTCTGCTGCGCACGGCGCTTGCGAGCGGCGTGATCTGGCGGGTGCACTGA
- a CDS encoding class I SAM-dependent methyltransferase, with translation MPGATATGALGRALRRYASAPIGARLFVHGRAFLSDLAVVERYVPKKGFIVDLGCGHGLFACVLREASPTRRVLGIDLDPKKIDVARGAIQDTQWLRFEVGDIALDTPPRCDAVTIVDVLYLLPFEMQESVLRNAAAALGEGGPLVVKAQERRLDPRYALTYGQELVTVSLGFTQGGRERFYFPSRAEALAMFQRAGFVVDVVEMPKRIYTDVLYLARKAPTKAVSAT, from the coding sequence ATGCCTGGCGCGACCGCGACCGGTGCTCTCGGGCGCGCGCTGCGCCGTTACGCGAGCGCGCCGATCGGCGCTCGTCTTTTCGTGCACGGTCGAGCGTTCCTGTCGGACCTCGCGGTGGTCGAGCGGTACGTCCCGAAGAAGGGCTTCATCGTCGACCTCGGCTGCGGCCACGGCCTGTTCGCGTGCGTGCTCCGCGAGGCATCCCCGACGCGGCGCGTGCTCGGCATCGATCTCGATCCGAAGAAGATCGACGTCGCGCGGGGCGCGATCCAGGACACGCAGTGGCTCAGGTTCGAGGTCGGCGACATCGCCCTGGACACGCCGCCGCGCTGCGACGCGGTGACGATCGTGGACGTCCTCTACCTCCTTCCGTTCGAGATGCAGGAGAGCGTGCTGCGCAACGCAGCCGCCGCTCTCGGGGAGGGCGGTCCGCTGGTGGTGAAGGCGCAGGAACGCCGGCTCGATCCGCGTTACGCGCTCACGTACGGCCAGGAGCTGGTCACCGTCAGCTTGGGCTTCACGCAAGGCGGACGCGAGCGGTTCTATTTCCCGTCGCGGGCGGAGGCGCTCGCCATGTTCCAGCGCGCGGGATTCGTCGTGGATGTCGTCGAGATGCCCAAGCGCATCTACACGGACGTGCTGTATCTGGCGAGAAAGGCCCCTACGAAAGCCGTGAGCGCGACATAA
- a CDS encoding uracil-DNA glycosylase codes for MQDDLRMLADEIRACTACPLHRSARQAVPGEGTADSGIFFLGEAPGYNEDLQGRPFVGAAGQLLDELLSEIGLDRSKVFITNVVRHRPPENRDPLPEEVSACDVWLRRHLALLKPRVIVTLGRHAMGKFLPGESISRIHGRARKVDGLVIFPVYHPAAALHQPALRGALTGDFAALAQLLATQPVAKEPAAAEKKAVDQMTLFGN; via the coding sequence ATGCAAGACGACCTGCGCATGCTCGCGGACGAGATCCGGGCATGCACGGCCTGTCCCCTTCACCGGAGCGCACGACAGGCCGTGCCCGGGGAGGGAACCGCCGACTCCGGGATCTTCTTCCTCGGCGAAGCGCCCGGATACAACGAGGATCTCCAGGGCCGGCCGTTCGTCGGAGCCGCCGGCCAGCTGCTCGACGAGCTCCTGTCCGAGATCGGTCTGGACCGCAGCAAGGTGTTCATCACCAACGTGGTGCGGCACCGTCCACCCGAGAACCGCGATCCGCTGCCGGAGGAGGTCAGCGCCTGCGACGTCTGGCTTCGGCGTCACCTCGCCCTGCTGAAGCCGCGCGTCATCGTGACGCTTGGCCGTCACGCGATGGGGAAGTTCCTGCCCGGTGAGTCGATCTCACGGATCCATGGGCGCGCGCGCAAGGTCGACGGCCTCGTGATCTTCCCCGTGTATCACCCGGCCGCGGCGCTCCACCAGCCCGCGCTGCGCGGCGCGCTCACGGGCGACTTCGCCGCCCTCGCACAGTTGCTGGCGACGCAGCCGGTGGCGAAGGAGCCTGCGGCCGCCGAGAAGAAGGCCGTGGATCAGATGACGCTCTTTGGCAACTAA